A window of Limnohabitans sp. contains these coding sequences:
- a CDS encoding type II toxin-antitoxin system HipA family toxin: protein MLGGSPQGDRPKVLVFYDPQTGLISTTPMPTGSGWLVKFQALGEHKEVCAIEAFYAQLARACGLDMPNTHVFDLSAKQAALGIERFDLAQGQRVPIHSLAGFLHADFRIPSAVDYTTFLRATRMITRDEREVEKAFERAVFNVLFHNRDDHAKNLAFRLNAQRHWKLAPCFDLTYSRGPGGEHQMDVCGEGLHIQRSHLMQLAQTGGLDARWAAQRLDAMLGVVDQWRELVGGFDIRQATVRTLQQAVQKQRSHLSIQT, encoded by the coding sequence ATGTTGGGCGGCTCTCCACAGGGGGATCGCCCCAAAGTTTTGGTGTTTTACGATCCACAAACAGGCCTCATCAGCACAACGCCCATGCCAACTGGCTCTGGCTGGTTGGTCAAGTTTCAGGCCTTGGGTGAACACAAAGAAGTGTGTGCCATTGAGGCGTTTTATGCACAACTGGCCAGAGCTTGCGGTTTGGATATGCCCAACACCCATGTGTTTGATTTGAGTGCCAAGCAGGCCGCACTGGGCATTGAGCGCTTCGATCTGGCGCAAGGTCAACGCGTCCCGATTCATTCGTTGGCTGGTTTCTTGCACGCCGATTTCAGAATTCCCTCGGCAGTGGACTACACGACTTTTTTAAGGGCCACACGCATGATCACGCGCGATGAGCGCGAGGTCGAAAAAGCTTTTGAGCGTGCGGTCTTCAATGTCTTGTTTCACAACCGTGATGACCATGCGAAAAATCTGGCTTTCCGCCTGAACGCGCAACGCCACTGGAAACTGGCGCCGTGTTTTGACCTCACCTACAGCCGGGGTCCCGGTGGAGAGCACCAGATGGATGTTTGTGGGGAGGGTTTGCACATCCAGCGAAGCCATTTGATGCAATTGGCACAGACCGGCGGTTTGGATGCGCGTTGGGCTGCGCAACGCCTTGACGCCATGCTGGGCGTGGTGGATCAATGGCGCGAGTTGGTCGGTGGATTCGACATTCGGCAGGCCACGGTGCGAACCCTTCAGCAAGCGGTGCAAAAGCAGCGATCACACTTATCGATCCAGACCT
- a CDS encoding type II toxin-antitoxin system HipA family toxin has protein sequence MGRRSHSRALNIWLNGELLGQWTLLGNGTHELLYADSWYRSASVRPLSLSLPMTGQPLRGRVVENYFDNLLPDSTEIRRRVQTNFKTASTSAFDLLAAIGRDCVGAVHLLPMNMAPLGWNTTEAQALSQAEIEQWLSHAVTAGHPMGSDDDENFRISLAGAQEKTALTWHQGRWCKPHGATPTTHIFKLPMGLVGHRQADMTSSVENEWLCAQLAKAMGLSVASCEMGQWGAQKALVVERFDRRMASSGAHWLRLPQEDFCQALGLPSHLKYEADGGPGIRSLAGLLRTSSHATDDLRTLFESQLFFWLLAATDGHAKNYSLSLLSDGAYRLTPLYDILSAWPIVGTEAQQVPDDKLRMAMALRGKQAHYHVKTIQPRHFLETAKREGYTDMEGSMQRMAMRVPAALEETARKLPDDFPRELFDKVAGGVLKMSRRLHSGD, from the coding sequence TGCTTCGGTGAGGCCACTCTCCCTGTCTTTGCCTATGACGGGGCAGCCTCTGCGAGGCCGGGTGGTTGAAAATTACTTTGACAATTTATTGCCCGACAGCACGGAGATTCGGCGGCGGGTGCAAACGAACTTCAAAACCGCCAGCACCAGTGCATTTGACCTGCTGGCTGCCATCGGCCGGGACTGCGTGGGCGCTGTGCATTTGCTGCCCATGAACATGGCGCCACTGGGCTGGAACACGACCGAAGCACAGGCGCTCAGCCAGGCAGAGATTGAACAATGGCTGAGCCATGCCGTGACAGCAGGTCACCCGATGGGATCCGATGACGATGAAAATTTCCGGATTTCATTGGCAGGCGCACAAGAAAAAACCGCATTGACTTGGCACCAAGGGCGCTGGTGCAAGCCACATGGCGCGACTCCGACCACGCACATTTTCAAATTGCCCATGGGTCTGGTGGGCCATCGGCAAGCCGACATGACCAGTTCGGTGGAAAACGAGTGGTTGTGCGCCCAACTGGCGAAAGCGATGGGTTTGTCCGTCGCTTCTTGCGAAATGGGACAGTGGGGCGCCCAAAAAGCCTTGGTGGTCGAGCGCTTTGACCGGCGCATGGCCTCAAGTGGTGCCCATTGGTTGCGCTTGCCGCAGGAGGACTTTTGTCAGGCGCTGGGGCTACCCAGCCATTTGAAATATGAAGCCGACGGAGGCCCCGGAATCCGGTCATTGGCAGGGTTGTTGCGCACTTCCAGTCACGCGACAGACGATCTGCGTACCTTGTTTGAGTCGCAGCTGTTTTTCTGGCTGCTGGCAGCCACCGATGGCCATGCCAAAAACTACAGCCTTTCACTTTTGTCCGATGGAGCGTATCGCTTGACGCCGCTTTATGACATTTTGTCTGCGTGGCCCATTGTGGGAACAGAGGCGCAGCAAGTGCCTGATGACAAGTTAAGGATGGCCATGGCCTTGCGCGGTAAACAAGCGCACTACCACGTCAAAACCATTCAGCCTCGTCACTTTCTTGAAACGGCCAAGCGGGAGGGCTACACCGACATGGAGGGCAGCATGCAGAGAATGGCCATGAGGGTCCCTGCAGCATTGGAAGAAACAGCCCGAAAACTGCCAGATGATTTCCCACGCGAATTGTTTGACAAAGTGGCAGGGGGCGTCTTGAAAATGAGCAGGCGACTTCATTCTGGAGACTGA
- a CDS encoding helix-turn-helix transcriptional regulator, with product MHEFLDFNFSSADEISLVLGQRLKHLRIQKEIAQADMAQRMGVSRSTLNTLENTGKGSVTTWVKLVQCLGQEAQLQPLFKPVIASIADMAKQQKPVRQRVTRQRIRPGAKP from the coding sequence ATGCATGAATTTTTAGACTTTAACTTTTCTTCGGCTGATGAAATTTCGCTTGTTTTGGGGCAGCGGTTGAAGCATTTGAGGATTCAAAAAGAGATCGCTCAAGCCGACATGGCGCAACGCATGGGGGTGTCGCGCAGCACGCTCAATACCCTCGAAAATACCGGCAAAGGTTCTGTCACCACTTGGGTCAAATTGGTGCAATGCCTCGGTCAAGAGGCGCAGTTGCAACCGCTCTTCAAACCCGTCATCGCGTCCATCGCTGACATGGCAAAACAGCAAAAACCAGTCCGCCAGCGCGTCACCCGACAACGCATCAGGCCTGGAGCCAAGCCATGA